In Lactuca sativa cultivar Salinas chromosome 5, Lsat_Salinas_v11, whole genome shotgun sequence, the DNA window aactaattaattccataacttatgtgtttaaagtagttttaatccaaaaactcttcaagttccataacttgaggacaagttatggaagactttaaactaataaaagaattaacttttctttattttataacttatggaattaattaaggttacaccttttttttattttttttattttattaaatgaagagactcttggtcctccataacttgaggacaagttatggagtcataaaaccatttaattagaactagactcttcatttttgtaacctttgccaatttttatgaattttatgattcttaaatgtgacttttcatataacttgaggacaagttacaaaaacacattttagaatcaattcttagattaatttggattaaaaccaactatcacataattttattcattaatctaaattcattcataaaacaaagtaacacaaaaaacttttggtgatccataacttattcttaagttatggaatcctttaaaacattaacaccaaattttttgtaactccataaaactttgaatcaattttttttttaaaaccttttcaaatccataacttatggaggtttcaaaaaaataaaactttttagatcaaacttttaaaactaataaaataatcatattactttatcttttattaaatttgacctaattcaactcataaagcaaattattcaaattttacaaataattagtttttccaagaacaagtaattatcttaaaatttgacgaacttcatgttttttttttcttttttttttcctttgaaaataaaatatttgcatcaatataacagaaaacaacccgtggctctgataccactgttgggttttgagcattctaacacttcctaagtgtacatccaaccctaaataccttggatctatgttttctctattatacatgcaaataagaacttccaaggtattatcctaatctagcatacaaaacaataatgtaacaagatagaatacatacctcttgatgtagaaagtcttcatgaagcttgagtgcttagtgccccaagtgtgacacctcaaatggaatcacaatcatcaaaacacttagaatgacttgagagaattctacactcaccaaaatcggctagccctttcttgaatactactagtggccgatttttcctcaataataagatgcttatatagttacacaattagggtaaactcttaattgtcatggctttccatttccttggatccatgggtacaaatacaccatggagcatccatggaccatcctatgggttttagcccaacttgattatccatggagcattagcccactatacaagtatggatgatttacacaatcaacccatatatttaattagtcttcttttgatcacttaattaatcctagattaattcttgatcaatactaattaaataatcttattattcttattattaatatactagaacttataatatattaataaccataagtgtcttatttctctcattcaagtgcatgatggtatgcaacccaaatggaccatgccgggtcgggtcaagtcttaccaaatatagttatggacttagacattaatccaacagattgacccttcttcttcttccagaactttcttttctcaccactgcttttagtcgACTCAGGGGCAGTAGTGGCTTCCtcgacatcatcactgtggtcgattatggcttgggctaaagtcttagcactatcatatgtgtccgggcgagcagctaagacatgaccttttgttggattggttagccaccaaataaacctctcgatctttttgctttcaggagtgaccaaaccagggcagagaagggcaagatcatcgaatcgggaagtgtatgcagcaatgtcggaacctttcatcttcaggttccagagctcatgctctagcttctgcatttcaccacgaggacagtattcggcaaggaggagttctttcatggcgttccaacccatggcattggctacgggtagggtcaaggatttgactcggccattccaccaagtcaaagctttattACTGAAGGTATaggctgcaaatttgaccttatcagactcagcacaggcacagatttcgaagatggattcgattttctcgaaccatcgggatagggaaatgacacctccagtgccatcaaaggaggttggttttgcattcatgaaatccttgtaggaaccctcctttcggtgtccctgattgCCTTCTggatcttgagtaccacctcctgaaccaccggaactACCGGTGTTTAattgggacatggcagctgccaccgtggCGGTAATAGCTGTCTGGAATAACACGGGATCAATtttaggaggaggtggtggcggagggttgttggtctttgagttgggtctctttctgggaggcatcttgatctaataagatcaagaaagagaggatgataagtcctctgaattgaatcgagagatatgacagatattaatTCCAAATAAGTAATAAAACAGGAAAGAGTTATAGAAGCAAGTAAACTATCGATAATGGAATGATCGaggatctatacgtgaacgaGGATTCTTACAAAgaatttggctcgagaaatactcccatggtatttcatgattcgttactaCGCTAGCGCgctgtttgtggtattagggtaagttttaggcatgccgcataccacagtcactcctaagcacatgttggccgtgtctcgaatgtatatagttggccaggctatattgatcctagacacgactacataattgCCCAAGTTTAACCGTAGTACacgacacccatttacttatgtttttttctacttatagttacggatctcgacggctcggtatacttatatacttttgaaaatacttatagtttgaagatacttttacatcagagcacttaggccatttagtgtttatagttttataccatgtaaggtttggtatactttattcactataaacgagggctctgataccaatctgtcacaccccgaaaaccgaaggcggaaacatttccggggttgactccacgttgagtatcaaatccaatgtacatagtaagtaaagtagaacaaccattacattacatataaaagtttaacaattgttttcaaaagtaaagttgtacagttgtgttacatagtatatatatatatatgaacaaaatgaaacgggtcttctgagcactccgacaTCGAGcaaaaggatcttcggtacctgttctaacattgacctgagaacacaagcggttttgaaaatcagcataacgctggtgagttcataagtagttttgttttgtgaaaatgttcatgtttcctttctgtttctgaaaatgtaacacacgccaagaaaatcccacattttcttaaaagttgattgttgtttcacaattacaaagtatagtaggtttgtacactgaaaacacgttactcatgtgaaaaatgtataatttgattatccggtttgttaaactgttctatttgagttccaatgtatccccaggaaagtcccgtactttcctgattgtgagttatcatttgtaaaagatgtaatgttatctgttttgttacacttttctagttatgtatatgttccccaggaaggccccatgctttcctgaatgttggttttcattgtaaagatgtattctgttagacctggttatgtacaaggtttcccaggaaagtcccatactttcctgaatgttggttatcaatgtaaaagatgtataaagttattcactattactataagtaaatctcggttatcctaattgcgagttccataaccatactaaagactgaacctggggcaataagtagtccacaaccttatgactttcgtcacccttgaaccatttcgattcggctgtagctagcagccaggtgtggggtagtcagccccatatagatctatacactcaagtcacgctctctaaatcccaaagattctggttacgggtgtagtcctccactcgtgtatctctgtggagtgttcgccgaggacgtatCTCCAATcttacaggaataacaaatttactagtaataatacgataatcctccattcgtgtatctctgtggtttgttaccgaggacaagacagtgtacaaattatattgttcatgtgttctaatgtcatgcttttaactgataaaatgtggaaaacatttgtgaaatatattaaacataacagtttataaaactcatttcacaaataaatgtttacgtgatctgcatgctcAAATGGTTATCAGTGGTATCAATCattattaaaagcatataaagtataaaacacacacacgaaaaacaagtttttgagtacaagaaacccttgtactttgcttgtgtccccccccccctctgaaaacagtgaaaaagggtaggggtatgaactcaccagactcggaaatgcgacggtttcggacactagacgttggttcgggtcTTGATTACTCACGATGTCCCtgtgtaaaatgtaataatgtccatatataactaattagatttacaattactaattatatggaacattacactccaacgaggttaaacatctcaaaatgagcgtttggagtgacccgggtgacatcttcggacgtgtaatgacactagggacttaggAATTGAGTTttctccccaagagtaaacatttaagggagtttacagccacaaaaaacacacatacatgagtttacggccgtaaactcatgttggtgtgattttgagggtttaatggcttgtttggacttggggattgttggaatgacttactaaaatgccttggaacaatTTGAATGAATTAATACCActtaaaagggagttcacggctataaacttggagtttatggctATAAACTTGAGTTTGCGGGCAAAGGGtatgtgcctaggccgtaaactcttatatgaggcattttgatatgttacaaacccttaaactatttttaaatggatctaggatttaccacaaagctattggttgagttacaaggcattttgacatgttttaaggtgttaaatccccatgtttgaggagtttacggcccaagaacaagccttggccataaactctctcttgtccctcaaaatttatgttttaaatgttttaagtcccaatttgcaagccttaaggtcgaatctaagtcccaacaatgatttggaagggttaattggcttaaaaaccccatttttaagtgtttacggcccaagcttgatccttggccgtaaacacatgttctaggtcctaaaactcaatttaaacatcaatttgaaggctaaagaggttagataacaagttaggggtgttacctctttgatttggagccttaaatctttgtttttggacctttgattatgaatgaggagagaggttggaagtgtTTATCGAagaatggccaaaagcttcaaatgaaagctttgaatcacttatatagtgctcgggaattggacacgacgaaattctacccgataccggcgttaggcggggttttggtcgcacccgaccaagttgccgtaatccaatatggtcgattctagaattattccgataactactatgaggtgttaaaatgattcctaatagcattaagacacccattaattcATTTTAGGTCGATatatgttaatgacttaatttaacgacgaaatcggaaacggatttggaaacggtgtttggttgatcgaattggattacaatttgagttacaagaagtgatatgaaatttcgggttgttacaaatacAAACTTATTATCATCCAAACCAACCCAAAAGAATTTATAATAAGATGCTCTCAATCTTTTGATGACTCCACTTGGCACCATGAAATGAGAGAACAAGTAGGTCCCAAGGCTACCATAAACAGTAATGCATAAgattaatcaacctctaaaagtgATTTGTCGGACAATCTAAAAAAACTATATAGACTTTGAATTTTCAACAATATATAGCTTTCCaatatgatattattgttatcTTCACACCCACCGGAACACCATGATAGGAGAAAGCAAACAAACCGATGGCCCAAGCCAACCATGTACGCAGGTTTTGAACCTCCGAGTCAGTAATATGAGTTAGCATGACTTTACTTTTAGCCAGGTTCCTTTTAGGCCGGACGCAACAAAGAAACACCTCATAATAGTACAAAAATGACCTATGACCACATGTTTTGGAAACATGTTTGTCATGTATTTGGTTAATTGCGTCACTAAAGGTAATTTATTAAATTCCAATAATGTTTTAGTTACATATTATCTAAAAACCGTCAACATTGCAAACTATGTTCACACATTTTGTCATTGTTTTACATAAAAAATGTGACAAATACTAGCCAGTAGTGACGTTCGATCATTgtgaatttaagtattttattatgacaattaaaaaaaacatgtgaTAATAAGTATTTTATTACAACACTTTAATTTCATATGTATGCTTAAAATTatgattttgaataaaaaaaaaaagtaacatgCGACTCtaagtgtaacaccgtaaaaatttaaaacaatttttcgcattttcaaacaaatcattacaaactcattcatttataaaatgtcatagtatcatgtctttgttttcacaaaatatctcccaagatcaaaatacataaaatcccatgtgtgtgtgtacgaatcaaacGGCGCCTTCACGCAGTCaccactggtacctgaaacacataacacgtaacactgtatgcataagcttagtgagttccccaaaataccactctaacacataatagccactcgaggctgtaactctgtcaaccctctggtcaatgtgtctcagtggggccctccagccccaactctctgtgggccctctggccctaactctagggacccgaaagtcccaactctgtaactccgAATCATGCAaataacatatcacaataaatcacaacacataaataacatgcaaatacactggcatataactctatagtacactgtcacataactctgttaccacactaggtaaagtatagtgagaagactcacctctggtatctcggtaaatctctgactcggtaaatgctggcctagcctccacctaatcatatgaaataaatactctatttaatataactctcaaaggctagactatgtcctcttataacactctcagaagggtaaaagaccattttacccctctcataaatcaaaaggccccacaatagaccataccctaaaagtcaactttccgggttacgctgggcgtaccagatgtgtacgctgagtgTACCCGGCTGCATCTCAAAATTGAggaacgccacccagtacgcggcgtgTATTAggattacgcccgacgtactccctagcttcagccccttagctcttgaggtcttaaacagttaagactcaTGTCCAAATTCAAGATCTGACCACATCTAatcctcttaatccataaagttgatgactttaagcctttgcatgactGAACAAGCCACCAACCCCCATAATGTTCCATCTtttaactctagaaggcttattacCCAAGCATAACCTCAAAATAACATCCAAGATGGAAAGTTCAtggttctaaatcactaataccactgaaaagggacggatctcggaccatggagcactttacactcataaagtctccacctttggggtttttagccctagaaatgttacatgcaacaacaaccaaaagaagaggaaagctttgaactttatacctccaagtatagcccttttctctgtagatctcatatccaaaatggcacctcaagctttagcttccaagagctCCTTCCTTCTCCTTCACTAAGTCACCAAAgcacaattagctccaacaacactctcacacacaaaggacgatgggaggctctcttttagggtttcagtcactgatatggaggctgagaaatgagccttagcaccctttaaatagtgcacaagacggattagggtttttgcatctgggtcgggtacgcccgacgtaactctgggtacgcccagcataccttggcgactccgcgtccaatttaagcgcatgagtatgcgcagcgtacccctctggtacgcccatcgtactcacttgctataaacccaccactcaaggactaatcatGACCAATCAACAAAGAACAAGGGTGAAAGAAAtgtacctgaatctcggggtgttacactaagtattttattatgacataaaaaaaacaaaatatgtaACTAAAAGTATTTTATAATGACGGTTTGATTTTTATATGTGTCCAAAActaaaaataataacaataaaacaaAATATGACACTATAACTGTTTTATGGTTACAATgttgaaaaataaagaaaagtaaaacAAGTATTGAGAGGGGGTCAAATTTTTTCTATCTCTTCAAATCTTATGTTTTCAAACATCCAAATCCTGAAAATATTTAAAGCATCCAACTTCCCTAAAAGTTTCAAAAGTGCCAAATTATCCCCTTCTCTTTTGGCTTTCGCTTATAATCACCCTAATAGATGACTGATCTGTTTTTGCCTTTTTGCTTCTCCTCTGGAACAAGCGATTCCACACAATTCCTCAGGAGTTGCCTACACCACCTCCGGGGCTAACCCACTACACGTCATCTGCAACCTACGATGCTCCCCATACGTGATTAGAGTCTCCAGCAACACTACCGCCAGCAGCACCAACACTAACACCACCACCCTTCCAATGCAGTTTCTACATTGCTTCCACTCATTGCTCATCTCCTTCCTTCCTTCTTGGCACCGGTCCTCCCCTATCTTCTATGAAAGATTCTTCAGTCGCCTGCAAACTCCTTAACCCTGCTCCATCGACTCTCTCTAGTGCTTCACTGGCACTGTCTCCGCTCCACCTAACTTGCGTTACTCCCACTCTGCCTACCCAGTGTATCTACCATGCTTCGTTATTTCCTTCCATTTTTGCTTCTTCTTCTACAATTTTGTAATGTACCTTTCAATCTATTTATATGGTTTTAATGTTTAGGGCTTTTGAGAAAAAGAAATAAGAGAAATGGTGTTTTAAGAGCCAAGAAGGTGAAATAATATTATCCAGGTACAAATCTCTCATTTCCTTCCAATTTCACCTCAAGCGGTCAATCTGTAAATGTTCACTCAAACGTGGTTGTCGCCAAAGAAACACATCCATCAAAACCTCTGCAAATTTTAATCGTCGCCCCTAGTTCCCAAACAATTCCTTGACTTACTTCGTTTTTGAGATCAGATATTGTATTGAGCACGATTCCATTCAAGGTAATATGTTCTTGATTTTCTTCTGCAAGCCCTAATTTAGATGAAAACATGATTGAGCTTGGAATTTTCATTGACGGTGGTAAACATAGTCTTTCATTTGCAACTCGAGAGCTTCTGGTGGATCTGTTCATAATGATTACAAACATGGTTGGAtttacttcctgtttaaactcacAAAACTTGATTTTTGATTGTTTTGTTTGAAAATGAAGATTACATCCACGACTTACGTTTACAACAGGTTGTGGAGTGGTATCGTTTAGCTAATTCTATACAAGAACTCACACCAATGACCTTTAAGGTAAATGATCCATGCTTCGATTTTAATTCTTATGAGATGTATCTTATTTCTTAACATTTTTTCTTCTTATTTCAACGTGTTTCACATTTAGGAATGGGTtctagatatcaagaacacaaggaaggGTGAAGGTACACAAATCATTGGAAATTCTTTATATCTTTTATTGCTTGATGTTATGTACCTTCTTTTCATTAATGCCCACTTTGGTATTTATCCAAACAGAGTTAATGATTAATGGTCAGAAACATTCCCTTTTGTGCTTTTGCTTCTGAATCGTTGGGAAAGGAGTTAGAAAGTATGTTGCTGTTTTGAGTATAAAATGTAATCACATTGCTATTATGTATAAAAGATTAAGTATGTTGTGTATATTCAGTAAAAGAGATGATTTCTTTTGTTTAAGAAGTGATGATGCGTAAAGGATAGAGTATGTTGTCTATATTAtgtgtaaaaaataaaatatattgctTATACGAATTGATGATTTTTTTCCCTTTCTGCTGATGCAGATGCATTTAATAATGGGACTCGTGGGGATGGTGTATATGAACTTGAACCCATTGGTAATGTCGCATTTGTACACGTGATGGCTTGATAGTTGGAGATAACGACTTCTTGTAATGATTTGTCAAATTGTTGTTGTAAACATATTGTCTATATGTGAAATATAAATGATGtattttgtttattaatttaatttgttTATCAGAGTAATGTACATGATATTAATTGGCCAATATTTGGCATATAAATGGTTTGAAGTTGTTCAATAATaatcatgaaaaatgaaaaagtgttATTAAATGTGAACAATAGTCACAACTTAATCTATTATGTGTCACTAAAAATCCATAACAgtcacaaaaaacaaaaaaaaacgtcTGACTAAAAGCAATTTATTGTCACGGTTTAATATATTACTTGTTACAAAAAGTAAATAACAGTTATGACAAACTAAAAAAACAAGTGATTGATAGTAGTTTATGGTCATGTTTTAATATATTACGTGTCACTAAAATTCAATAATGGTCATGACAAACCAAAAAAATGTGTGACTAATAGTAGTTATCGTCATGGTTTAACATATTACATGTCACAAATTGTCAACAatagtaatgagaaacaaaaaaaacaagACTAAAAGTAGTTTATGGTCACTCTTTAATCTATTACGTCACTAAAAAGTTAGTAATGGTCATGAAAATAAAACAACATGTGATGGAAAGTAGTTTATGGTGACAGTTATCGAAAAATGATTGAAAAAACTACAAAAATTAGTAAATTATGGTGACGGCTTTTACCTATAGTAACAGTTTTTGTGGGTTATATTCACTACAATTAAACTTCACCACAACTTGTCTTTAATGATGCTACCTTTCCTTTCATATTGAATGAAAATAGAACGTCATAAAAAGTCGTTTCTCATTACCCTTATaagatttatcatgttttcttttCCACCgtgagagtatatatatatatatatatatatatatatatatatatatatatatatatatatatatatatatatataggttcaaatgtttcgtATAACTATTGTACGGATGTATGGACCAATGAGAATTTAGCAAtattttaatcattaattatattaaTAAGGATATATTAGTAATATTACATATATCTATTAATAAATATCCAAATTTAACCATTGATATCCCATTTTCGGGGGATCAATGTTTTTGTACGTATTATAAAACCCTAGACATCTACCTCACGCCTTAAAAGAAATCAACCTTTCATCCTCACAGATAGTCGCCTTCCAAATCATCTTTGCTCCTGCTAAATCAAAGGCCTCACCCGTCATTCTCTCTATGTCGTTTGTACTTTTAACATTTATTGAAACCATTAATTTTATTGTGATTTCATTTAACACATAAATCGTAGTTTTAACATTTATTGAAACCATTAATTTTGTAACCAAACAAGTTAATACGTTTGTGCTAATTACGTCATCTTATGTTGAAAGGCTAAACCATGAATACCGTATACTCAACCTCGCATAATTACAATGTCAAACGATGAAAGATATTCTCACTTAAACAAGAAAGAAAAACGTATCAACtgtttttccaaaaataaaaaaatcacagTATTGTTGCCATTTACCAAAACACTTATAATAGTCTAACCGTATCAGGTGCCCCTCCTTGAAGTTGACGGTTCTTGTTTTGTCGGAGGCATATGTGAAACTTAGAGTAGTCTAGAAATTATTAAATTTACGTTAGAAAAAGTTACTCAAGTACTCTGGGCTGTGGCCATTTATATATAATAGCTCTTAAAAAATTACATATAAAAAATCAAGTACCACTTTATTCATCAAATAATAAAAGTGCCATTTTGCGTAACATTAGGGTTCTATTTGAAGATATGTACAATAGTAGGGGAGGTTGATGAAAATCACCAACGCTAGAGATCAGGGTTATAGGGTTACGCCCAAACATTTCTTAACCATTATATATACGATGTTCAGTTTCATTTCAATACGATTTCGCAGCCGCTGTCAATCTAGATCAGAATCGTTTCTTACATATATGAAAATCATGCATTGTTTTCATTAAGTTATCGACTCATGATAATCACCAAGAGTTTCATGTGtcgattttatttttctttatcatGCACAATAGATCCAAAAAGTACTGCTAGTAAGGATCCGCCATATACATTTTGGTGTTTCCAAGATTCTGTTGTTCGGCTGTCAGTCACATTATACATTGATCTGTATTCTGTTTTCAGACTAGTAGAATCAGATCGGTTTCAGTTAGGTGTTCATAGCATTTCAGGAGTTGGTTTTGTAGGTTTGTCCGAGGCCCcaaggttgaaaaggtaaatttaTATAACGTTTTCTTATGTAAATGTTTGGATTCCAATCAGTTTTTCTGCTCAACTTTCCAATTTCTGCTATATCTAGCAACGTTAATTTCATTAGTCTAAAGCTGACATCTACTTCAATTCATATTGAATACTGTTTGGAGATTATGGAGATTGTGTTGCAGATCTGATCTGTAgttttttacatgctttttcctTAAATATCAAGAAAGATACTGATACGTGGTGATCGAGTATTAGATCTTTTTAAAGCAAAAAGATCTGACAGAGTCTTTAGTTTTAgtcattttaatttttgaatccgaaggtttttcaataatttttttttgtgtgttgcaAACCAAAAAAGTTAACTAATGTTGATTATAATAAATAGGATGAAGTGGTTGGCTGAGACGAATCCTTGGAAGATGAGGCAAAAGACGAAAGGACAGCTCCCCTGTAAGTTGAACAACCTacagttaatatgattaatttttaATATGTGCAGTTAGTAATTATCACCTCTATTGTGGACTCATAAAGTTTTATGGGTTAATGTTTCATTTCAGACTGAATTTGCTCGGTTGATATCATCTACCGGAAAAACCACCTAGAATGTGTATGTGTATATGTCTTTGCTGATAAAAGTAGCTGCTATGGTGTTCTTTGGCTGCAGAGTGGGTTCATCTTTGTTTAGAACCTTTTTATTTTCTATCAGCGTATTTGTATGAGTATAAATATATATGAAATGTGTATCTGTATGTGTCCGTGTATCAATGTAtgtaccctaataaatgaaaatgttattgtcacttatcattctctcatttatttggccacatgtcattttgtcataattttgaaatatatttattttccacttgtcaattaattcattattcatatccaatatatcattaactattatacgggttgattaaaacaaaatgttaaataaaaacgattaaatgagaagtttatttg includes these proteins:
- the LOC111878828 gene encoding uncharacterized protein LOC111878828, giving the protein MIITKSFMCRFYFSLSCTIDPKSTASKDPPYTFWCFQDSVVRLSVTLYIDLYSVFRLVESDRFQLGVHSISGVGFVGLSEAPRLKRMKWLAETNPWKMRQKTKGQLPY